The sequence TCATCATCGACAAGACCATCCTGTACGGTCGCATGAAGCGGCAGATGGACCGCTTCGAGACCACCTTCTGGTCCGGCCAGAGCCTGGAAGAGCTGTATCGCTCGCTCTCCTCGCGCCCCAACCACGCCATGGCGGCGATCTTCGTCGCGGCGATGCGGGAGTGGAAGCGCTCCTATGAAGGCGGTGCGCGCTCGCTTTCCGGCCTCACCCAGCGGCTCGACAAGGTGATGAACGTCACCATCGCCCGCGAGGTGGAGCGGCTGGAGAGCCGCCTGCTGGTGCTGGCCACCGTCGGCTCTGCCGGTCCGTTCATCGGCCTGTTCGGCACGGTGTGGGGCATCATGACCAGCTTCCAGTCCATCGCCGCGTCGAAGAACACCAGCCTCGCCGTGGTGGCGCCGGGCATCGCCGAAGCCCTGTTCGCGACGGCAATCGGCCTCATCGCCGCCATTCCCGCGACGATTTTCTATAACAAGTTCGTTTCGCAGGTGAACCGGCAGGCGGCGCGGCTGGAGGGCTTCGCTGACGAGTTCTCCGCCATCCTGTCGCGCCAGATCGACGAACGGGGCTGATCGCATGGGCATGTCCGCAGGAGGAGCGGGAGGCGGCTGGCACTCGCGGCGTTCGCGCCGGCGGGGCGGCGGGGCCGTCATGTCCGAAATCAACGTCACGCCGATGGTCGACGTGATGCTGGTTCTGCTCATCATCTTCATGGTCGCCGCGCCCATGCTCACCACGGGCGTGCCGCTTGACCTTCCGCAGACCGAAGCCAAGGCGGTGCCGCAGGAGAGCGCGCCGCTGATCGTCAACATCACCAAGGACGGCAAGATCTTCCTGCAGGACACCGAGATCCCGGTCGACGAACTCGTGCCCAAGCTGCAGGCCATCGGCAAGGCCGGCTATGAGGAGCGCATCTTCGTGCGTGCCGACAAGAGCCTCGACTATGGCTCGGTCATGCGGGTGATGGGTCGGCTCTCCGGTGCCGGTTTCAAGCGCGTGGCGCTGGTCTCCGAAGTCGACCAGGGGGGCTGACGCATGAAGGCGGGCTTCCTCTCCTCGACGGTTCTTCATGTCGGCATCATCGGCTTCATGGCGGTCTCGTTCGCGTCACCCTCGCCCTATGAGGTGACGCCGGCCGAATCCATGCCGATCGACATCATCTCCGATTCCGAGATGTCGAAGATGATGGCGGGCAAGAAGGACGCGCCGAAGGAGAACCCGAAGCCCGTCGTCGAGAAGAAGGCCGATACGCCCAAGCAGGCGGAGAACCTCGACTCCAAGGTGTCGGAGAAGCCCGAGGTGAAGGCCGCCAACGAGCCGTCCGCGCCTCCGCCTCCGCCCCCTCCGCCGCCTCAGGCGAAGCCCGCCGAGCCCAAGCCTCCGGCCGCTCAGGCCGAATCCAAGCCCGCGCCGCCCCCGCCGCAGGATGCGGAGGCGCTCGCCGCCAAGCCGCCGGAGCCGCCCAAGGACCAGCCCAAGCCCCAGGAGCAGGCGCAGGCCACCCCGCCGCCGCCCGCGCCGCCCAAGAAGCCGAAGAACATTCCGCCCAAGGTGGTGCAGGAGCCGGCGCCCGAGCGCGACTTCAACCCGAACCAGATCGCCGCCCTGCTGAACAAGCAGGACCCGCGGCGCACGGCGGCGCTTGGCGACACCATCAACAACACCGCCTCGCTCGGCGCGTCGCAGGGAACGGCAACTTCCCTGTCGCAGACCGAGATCGACGCGCTGCGCGCCTATATCGCCCGCTTCTGGAAGCTGCCGGCCGGCGCGGTCGACGCCGCTCAGGTGACAGTGGTGTTCAAGATCGTGCTGAGCCCGGACCGCCGGCTGGTGGGGGCGCCGCAGCTGGTCGAGGTGCAGGGCGCCGGCAATGCCTATGCGCCGATCGTGCGGGAAACCGCGCAGCGGGCACTGTACGAGATCGCCAATCAACAGAACCCGTTCCCGATGCTGCGTGCCGACCGTTACGACACGTGGAAGGAACTGGAGCTGGGGTTCAACCCGGCCATGCTTCATTGATGCCCGTTTTTTTCGAGGTACCCAGAATGTCGCGGCGTTTTTCCCTTGAAGCCAACGGTCTTGTCGGCCGCCGGTCGGTCCTTGTCGGCATGGCGGCGCTCGGCGGCGCCGGGCTTGGCGCCGCCGGACTTGGCGGGGCAATGCTGGGCTCGACACCGGCCAATGCGGCGGTGCGCCTCGACATCACCTCGGGCACCGTGCAGCCGCTGCCCATCGCCATTACCGATTTCGTCGGCGGCGGCAGCCCGCAGGACATCGAGGCCGGCAAGGGGGTGTCGCAGATCATCTCCGCCGATCTGCGCCGTTCCGGCCTGTTCGCGCCCATCGACCCCGCCGCCTTCGTCGAGAAGATCACCAACCCGGACGCCTCGCCGCGCTTCCAGGACTGGCGCGTCATCAACGCTCAGGCGCTCGTCACCGGCCGCATCACCCGCCAGCCGGATGGGCGGGTGAAGGCGGAATTCCGCCTGTGGGACGTGTTCGCCGGCCAGCAGCTGATCGGCCAGCAATATTTCACCCAGCCGGAGAACTGGCGCCGCGTCGCCCATATCATCGCCGACGCGATCTATGAGCGTCTGACCGGCGAGAAGGGCTATTTCGACACCCGGATCGTCTTTGTCGACGAGAGCGGGCCGAAGGAGAAGCGCATCAAGCGCCTCGCCATCATGGACCAGGACGGCGCCAACGTGACCTATCTCACGCGCGGCGACGATCTCGTGCTGACGCCGCGCTTCTCGCCGACCAGCCAGGAAATCACCTATATGAGCTATGGCCGCGGCGAGCCGCGCGTCTATCTGCTCAACATCGAAAACGGCCAGCGCGAAGTCGTCGGCAATTTCCCCAATATGAGCTTCTCGCCGCGCTTCGCCCCGGACGGGCAGCGGGTGATCCTGAGCCTGCAGCAGGGTGCGGATTCCAACATCTTCGTGATGGACCTGCGCTCCAAGGCCACCACGCGGCTGACCGACACGGCCGCCATCGACACCGCCCCGTGCTATTCGCCCGACGGCACGCAGATCTGCTTCGAGAGCGATCGTGGCGGCGGCTCGCAGATTTACATCATGAATCCCGATGGCTCGAACCAGCGCCGCATCTCCTTCGGCGACGGGCG comes from Ancylobacter polymorphus and encodes:
- the tolQ gene encoding protein TolQ codes for the protein MSAPAGAGMGSADLSLIGLFLQAHFIVKLVMAGLVLASIWVWAIIIDKTILYGRMKRQMDRFETTFWSGQSLEELYRSLSSRPNHAMAAIFVAAMREWKRSYEGGARSLSGLTQRLDKVMNVTIAREVERLESRLLVLATVGSAGPFIGLFGTVWGIMTSFQSIAASKNTSLAVVAPGIAEALFATAIGLIAAIPATIFYNKFVSQVNRQAARLEGFADEFSAILSRQIDERG
- the tolR gene encoding protein TolR codes for the protein MGMSAGGAGGGWHSRRSRRRGGGAVMSEINVTPMVDVMLVLLIIFMVAAPMLTTGVPLDLPQTEAKAVPQESAPLIVNITKDGKIFLQDTEIPVDELVPKLQAIGKAGYEERIFVRADKSLDYGSVMRVMGRLSGAGFKRVALVSEVDQGG
- a CDS encoding cell envelope biogenesis protein TolA, translating into MKAGFLSSTVLHVGIIGFMAVSFASPSPYEVTPAESMPIDIISDSEMSKMMAGKKDAPKENPKPVVEKKADTPKQAENLDSKVSEKPEVKAANEPSAPPPPPPPPPQAKPAEPKPPAAQAESKPAPPPPQDAEALAAKPPEPPKDQPKPQEQAQATPPPPAPPKKPKNIPPKVVQEPAPERDFNPNQIAALLNKQDPRRTAALGDTINNTASLGASQGTATSLSQTEIDALRAYIARFWKLPAGAVDAAQVTVVFKIVLSPDRRLVGAPQLVEVQGAGNAYAPIVRETAQRALYEIANQQNPFPMLRADRYDTWKELELGFNPAMLH
- the tolB gene encoding Tol-Pal system beta propeller repeat protein TolB; the encoded protein is MAALGGAGLGAAGLGGAMLGSTPANAAVRLDITSGTVQPLPIAITDFVGGGSPQDIEAGKGVSQIISADLRRSGLFAPIDPAAFVEKITNPDASPRFQDWRVINAQALVTGRITRQPDGRVKAEFRLWDVFAGQQLIGQQYFTQPENWRRVAHIIADAIYERLTGEKGYFDTRIVFVDESGPKEKRIKRLAIMDQDGANVTYLTRGDDLVLTPRFSPTSQEITYMSYGRGEPRVYLLNIENGQREVVGNFPNMSFSPRFAPDGQRVILSLQQGADSNIFVMDLRSKATTRLTDTAAIDTAPCYSPDGTQICFESDRGGGSQIYIMNPDGSNQRRISFGDGRYSTPVWSPRGDVIAFTKQAQGRFAIGLMRPDGSGERILTEGYHNEGPTFAPNGRVIMFFRDAGGGGGPQLYTVDITGYNEQRVPTPSYASDPAWSPLRS